One window of the Janthinobacterium sp. PAMC25594 genome contains the following:
- a CDS encoding sulfotransferase — protein sequence MTPHFIGVSGLPRAGSTLLCQLLAQHPDLHSEGNSSPLCNALLGMRHTISDDPFFLSQLDTSFDASYGHLTTAMRGFLRGWYQDCGKQAVVDKNRGWLKAMEMLLQLAPEAKLIVCVRELGQVYGSVEAQHQRTILLDFIDHLADYDRLGRADMLFGKDRTIGAPLSDLQGIPDLPLAVQQRLYVLRFEDMMARPAECMAHLYAWLGLAPFQIDPGKLRVGLRESDSHYRMKYTHRQFSSIRPPQQHAIPPRIQQYIENACGWFYDMYYPANT from the coding sequence ATGACTCCACATTTTATCGGCGTATCCGGCTTGCCGCGTGCTGGCTCGACGTTGCTGTGCCAGTTACTGGCCCAGCATCCCGATCTGCACAGTGAAGGCAATAGTTCGCCATTGTGCAATGCCTTGCTCGGCATGCGGCATACGATCAGCGACGATCCTTTTTTTCTGTCCCAGCTCGATACGAGCTTCGACGCCAGCTATGGGCATTTGACGACGGCGATGCGCGGCTTCCTGCGCGGCTGGTACCAGGACTGCGGCAAGCAGGCCGTAGTGGACAAGAATCGCGGATGGCTGAAGGCGATGGAGATGCTGCTGCAACTGGCGCCGGAAGCGAAGCTGATCGTCTGCGTGCGCGAACTGGGGCAGGTGTATGGTTCGGTCGAAGCCCAGCACCAGCGTACGATCCTGCTCGATTTCATCGATCACCTGGCCGATTACGACCGGCTGGGCAGGGCCGACATGCTGTTTGGCAAGGATCGTACCATCGGCGCTCCGTTGAGCGATTTGCAAGGCATCCCCGACTTGCCACTGGCAGTGCAGCAAAGGTTGTACGTGCTGCGGTTTGAAGACATGATGGCACGCCCGGCCGAATGCATGGCGCATCTGTATGCCTGGCTGGGATTGGCACCGTTCCAGATCGATCCGGGCAAGCTGCGCGTGGGTTTGCGCGAAAGCGACAGCCACTACCGCATGAAATATACGCACCGGCAGTTTTCCAGCATCCGCCCGCCGCAACAGCATGCGATTCCGCCGCGTATCCAGCAGTATATCGAAAATGCTTGCGGCTGGTTTTACGACATGTACTACCCTGCCAATACTTGA
- a CDS encoding TonB-dependent receptor: protein MKQWMATGTRTPKHNTRLTLKATVAALAGAGLLSSASVWAQQAPAVETPAAEVAEAAPVAAPTDNADNAGIAVVAVTGVRRAAQSAQTIKKNNDQVVDSIVADEIGKFPDKNVAEILGRVTGVQIRREGGEAGSVIIRGLPGVVTLLNGREMFTSVGRSLYLADIPTAMLQRVDVYKSQGADMVEGGTAGVVDVRTNRPFDFKGFTASGNVRAEHRDKSGSTDPNVSGMVSNRWKTPYGEFGALLGLSYQRSKYYDETIWNAEPVKRPEAGNITGPDSVGMIPTVGDRKRYAANAAFQWRPNSQVEVYAEGMSTLIKHAFDSQFFVGSLPWGQNPDISLIPGTNQAATVGKIDGPWSPFTLGSTQARRDRSIGSQGAIGARWDITPQLRMTTELARTVSNFEREFPILDFLAHPTSIIGSTNVNGGAQISYPGYNMLDPKNYTLLGFYDNHSHDEGSSTDWRGDVTYDMDSTGFFREFSGGVRLAKRKAESIREKNGQGGLTSTMYADAIPGLACTSHQNTGNFGLQSWLTPCRDFMLNNTAVLRQLFTGSSERSPDDPMTHYRDVEKTNAVYGKARIGFDLAQVPVDGTLGVRVVQTKQDLQGNSSQNGIITPVQVKTSDTDVLPSLTLKAMLRQDLIARLTAGKAVQRPNFADFNPGVSLGQSLEMVRPTGSSGNPDLKPVEGKNLDVALEWYFAPTGSVTATVFHHNFKNYILSGSAKETYGGIVYDITRPRNTSKGHLQGLEMAYQQFYDKLPGWMSGLGLQANATYMTGELEELDGGVHPFTGMSKWSANLVGLYEQGPWSARLAYSWRDKYVDDYNYRGKGMHLTVAPTKTLDASVSYKLNPHTTVTLDANNLLDSTYRDYHDTPDYVRDVRRYDKVVGLSVRWSY from the coding sequence ATGAAGCAATGGATGGCAACGGGCACCCGCACGCCCAAGCACAACACACGGTTGACCTTGAAGGCCACGGTGGCCGCCCTGGCCGGCGCGGGCCTGCTGAGCAGCGCTTCCGTTTGGGCGCAACAGGCGCCCGCCGTGGAGACACCGGCGGCAGAAGTGGCAGAAGCAGCGCCGGTGGCGGCGCCAACCGACAATGCCGACAATGCAGGCATCGCCGTCGTCGCCGTCACGGGCGTGCGCAGGGCAGCGCAAAGCGCGCAGACGATCAAGAAGAACAACGACCAGGTGGTCGATTCCATCGTCGCCGATGAAATCGGCAAATTCCCCGACAAGAACGTGGCCGAAATCCTCGGCCGCGTGACGGGCGTGCAGATCCGCCGCGAAGGCGGCGAGGCGGGCTCCGTCATCATCCGCGGCTTGCCAGGCGTGGTGACCCTGCTCAACGGCCGCGAGATGTTTACGTCCGTGGGCCGCAGCCTGTACCTGGCCGACATCCCGACGGCCATGCTGCAGCGCGTGGACGTGTATAAATCGCAGGGCGCCGACATGGTCGAAGGCGGCACGGCCGGCGTGGTCGACGTGCGCACCAACCGCCCGTTCGATTTCAAGGGTTTTACGGCATCGGGCAATGTGCGCGCCGAGCACCGCGACAAGTCCGGCTCGACGGACCCGAACGTCAGCGGCATGGTCTCGAACCGCTGGAAGACCCCATATGGCGAATTCGGCGCCCTGCTCGGCCTGTCCTACCAGCGCAGCAAATACTATGACGAGACGATCTGGAACGCCGAACCCGTGAAGCGCCCCGAAGCGGGCAACATCACGGGACCCGATTCCGTCGGCATGATCCCGACCGTGGGCGACCGCAAACGCTATGCGGCCAATGCCGCCTTCCAGTGGCGCCCGAACTCGCAGGTGGAAGTGTATGCGGAAGGCATGTCGACCCTGATCAAGCACGCCTTCGACAGCCAGTTCTTTGTCGGTTCGCTGCCCTGGGGTCAGAACCCGGACATCAGCCTGATCCCCGGTACCAATCAGGCGGCCACGGTGGGCAAGATCGACGGCCCATGGTCGCCCTTCACGCTCGGTTCGACCCAGGCGCGGCGCGACCGCTCGATCGGCTCGCAAGGCGCCATCGGCGCGCGCTGGGACATCACGCCGCAGCTGCGCATGACGACGGAACTGGCGCGCACGGTGAGCAACTTCGAACGCGAATTTCCCATCCTCGACTTCCTCGCGCATCCGACCAGCATCATCGGCAGCACGAACGTCAACGGCGGCGCGCAGATCAGCTACCCCGGCTACAACATGCTGGACCCGAAGAACTATACGCTGCTCGGCTTCTACGATAACCACAGCCACGACGAAGGCAGCTCGACCGACTGGCGCGGCGACGTTACCTACGACATGGACAGCACGGGCTTCTTCCGCGAATTTTCGGGCGGCGTGCGCCTGGCCAAGCGCAAGGCCGAATCGATCCGCGAAAAAAATGGCCAGGGCGGCCTGACGTCGACCATGTATGCGGACGCGATTCCCGGCCTGGCGTGCACCTCGCACCAGAACACGGGCAACTTCGGCCTGCAAAGCTGGCTCACGCCATGCCGCGACTTCATGCTCAACAACACGGCCGTGCTGCGCCAGCTGTTTACGGGCAGCAGCGAACGCAGCCCCGACGATCCGATGACCCACTACAGGGATGTGGAAAAAACCAATGCCGTGTACGGCAAGGCACGCATCGGCTTTGACCTGGCACAAGTACCGGTCGACGGCACCCTGGGCGTGCGCGTGGTGCAGACCAAGCAGGACTTGCAAGGCAATTCCTCGCAAAACGGCATCATCACGCCGGTGCAGGTGAAAACGTCGGATACGGACGTGCTGCCCAGCCTGACCCTGAAAGCCATGCTGCGCCAAGACCTGATCGCCCGCCTGACGGCCGGCAAGGCCGTGCAGCGCCCCAACTTCGCCGACTTCAATCCCGGCGTGAGCCTGGGCCAGAGCCTGGAGATGGTGCGCCCGACGGGCAGCAGCGGCAATCCCGACCTGAAACCCGTGGAAGGCAAGAACCTCGATGTGGCGCTGGAATGGTATTTCGCGCCGACGGGCTCCGTCACGGCCACCGTATTCCACCACAACTTCAAGAATTACATCCTGTCCGGTTCAGCCAAGGAAACGTATGGCGGCATCGTGTACGACATCACGCGTCCGCGCAACACCTCGAAGGGCCATCTGCAAGGCCTGGAAATGGCCTACCAGCAGTTCTATGACAAGCTGCCCGGCTGGATGAGCGGCCTGGGCCTGCAGGCCAACGCCACCTACATGACGGGCGAACTGGAAGAACTCGATGGCGGCGTGCATCCATTCACGGGCATGTCGAAATGGTCGGCCAATCTCGTCGGCCTGTACGAACAGGGACCGTGGTCGGCGCGACTGGCGTACAGCTGGCGCGATAAATATGTCGACGACTACAACTACCGCGGCAAGGGCATGCACCTGACCGTGGCGCCGACGAAAACCCTGGACGCGTCGGTGTCGTACAAGCTCAACCCGCACACCACGGTGACCTTGGACGCGAACAACCTGCTCGACTCGACCTACCGCGATTACCACGACACGCCGGACTACGTGCGCGATGTGCGCCGCTATGACAAGGTCGTCGGTTTATCGGTACGCTGGAGTTACTAG
- a CDS encoding EAL domain-containing protein: MIGKLTVGRKLALIYLLDLSAVIFISGILINEKYIAIEFSRKEMAGNDYIAAIRDALLPLTRSTAQADAQATAIEQAERQFGAGMRSAQLSGEFATLLRQAGGTPAAHDGMAPAPAFVAGRELLTRVGNQSNLILDPDLDSYYTMSLVILRFPELLEVINSTRALALQLATAEGAQRQRLQTQFLILEGRMDATMGGIGSDYTEAFAASTPLLRRHLDGSRAALRQAVAQFRASAQALAGTPAHADGNAALLRHDAAAVEALQRAWRAAEHELHRLIQLRVDGFFTRMWLHLGTAVLLLVMILGLVFFVARQIALPIRRLARVAQEVRETGDHSLRAIWDSEDETGRLVSAFNTMLQQLDFQRMAQQDLVARASAADAQRQLVDAIPIPLMVTSIPHHQVLHANQAAHAWQGGLELDPWVGGMSPQARSRFFQRLSDLGAVDEFEVCWSGGGTPTWALISARLIDYQGQRAVLSTFTPINKMKLMESRLELWAKVFEASAESLIVMDADMRIITVNQAFRRHSLYDMVELIGKRPAFLLAPDNPPEQLDSLRQTLARRGYWQGEISVQRKSMENYPAWLVMNAVRDLDGVTTHFIASSLDISERKASERQIEHMAHHDALTGLANRHVSKLRLAAAIAQARRSGEKVGVLFVDLDRFKHVNDALGHHVGDALLQSVSKRLLQLVREGDTVSRLGGDEFVVILNGIGDAESIAALLDTRLIPAMREPHQVAGNVLYVSCSVGVAIYPDHGDDMDTLMRHADAAMYQAKSGGRDHARIFTPQMQEQQLQQLHLESDLRHAIERQELVLYYQPRIDAQSSRLNGVESLIRWQHPQHGLIAPDSFIPAAEESGLIVSIGAWVIREACRQQLAWREAGAGDIAVSINLSAIQLKSGTLVATLREVLREFPVTPGQIEFELTESILMDNVDDTIATLHAIKALGFALSIDDFGTGYSSLNYLCRFPLDKLKIDMSFVQDIHGSPQNLAVTKTIIGLGHTLGLTVTAEGVESAADADVLRHAGCDELQGFYFARPMPQARFMAWLAHSDTPCAA, translated from the coding sequence ATGATCGGAAAATTGACGGTGGGGCGCAAACTGGCGCTGATCTATTTGCTCGACCTGTCCGCCGTCATCTTCATTTCCGGCATCCTCATCAACGAAAAATACATCGCCATCGAATTCTCGCGCAAGGAGATGGCGGGCAACGACTACATCGCCGCCATCCGCGATGCGCTGCTGCCACTGACGCGCAGCACGGCGCAAGCGGACGCGCAAGCCACCGCCATCGAGCAGGCCGAGCGCCAGTTCGGCGCGGGCATGCGCAGCGCGCAATTGAGCGGGGAATTCGCCACCCTGCTGCGCCAGGCCGGCGGCACGCCAGCGGCACATGACGGCATGGCGCCCGCGCCCGCCTTTGTGGCCGGACGCGAACTGCTCACGCGCGTGGGCAACCAGTCGAACCTGATCCTCGACCCGGACCTGGACAGCTATTACACCATGTCGCTGGTGATCCTGCGCTTTCCCGAGCTGCTGGAAGTGATCAACAGCACGCGCGCCCTGGCGCTGCAACTGGCGACGGCCGAAGGCGCGCAGCGCCAGCGCCTGCAGACCCAGTTCCTGATCCTCGAAGGCCGCATGGATGCCACCATGGGCGGCATCGGCAGCGACTACACGGAGGCGTTCGCGGCCAGCACGCCGCTGCTGCGCCGGCACCTGGACGGCTCGCGCGCGGCCCTGCGGCAAGCCGTGGCGCAGTTTCGCGCCAGCGCCCAGGCGCTGGCCGGCACGCCGGCCCATGCCGATGGCAACGCCGCGCTGCTGCGGCACGATGCGGCCGCCGTCGAGGCCCTGCAGCGTGCCTGGCGCGCGGCGGAACACGAATTGCACCGCCTGATCCAGTTGCGCGTGGACGGCTTCTTTACGCGCATGTGGCTGCACCTGGGCACGGCCGTGCTGCTGCTGGTGATGATACTGGGCCTGGTGTTTTTCGTCGCGCGCCAGATCGCCCTGCCCATCCGCCGCCTGGCGCGCGTGGCGCAGGAAGTGCGCGAAACGGGCGACCATAGCCTGCGCGCCATCTGGGACAGCGAGGACGAAACGGGGCGCCTGGTCAGCGCCTTCAATACCATGCTGCAGCAGCTCGACTTCCAGCGCATGGCGCAGCAGGACCTGGTGGCGCGCGCCAGCGCGGCCGATGCGCAGCGCCAGCTGGTTGACGCCATTCCCATCCCGCTGATGGTCACCTCGATCCCGCATCACCAAGTGCTGCACGCGAACCAGGCCGCGCACGCGTGGCAGGGCGGCCTGGAACTGGACCCGTGGGTGGGCGGCATGAGTCCGCAAGCCCGTTCACGCTTCTTCCAGCGCTTGAGCGACCTGGGCGCCGTCGATGAATTCGAGGTGTGCTGGAGCGGCGGTGGCACGCCCACCTGGGCCTTGATTTCCGCGCGCCTGATCGACTACCAGGGCCAGCGCGCCGTGCTGTCGACCTTCACGCCGATCAACAAGATGAAGCTGATGGAGTCGCGCCTGGAATTGTGGGCCAAGGTGTTCGAGGCATCGGCTGAAAGCCTGATCGTGATGGATGCCGACATGCGCATCATTACCGTCAACCAGGCCTTCCGCCGCCATTCGCTGTACGACATGGTGGAGCTGATCGGCAAGCGCCCCGCTTTCCTGCTCGCGCCGGACAACCCTCCCGAGCAGCTCGACAGCCTGCGCCAGACCCTGGCGCGGCGCGGCTACTGGCAGGGAGAAATCTCGGTGCAGCGCAAGTCGATGGAAAACTATCCGGCCTGGCTGGTGATGAACGCCGTGCGCGACCTCGATGGCGTCACCACGCATTTCATCGCCAGCTCGCTCGACATCAGCGAACGCAAGGCCAGCGAACGGCAGATTGAGCACATGGCCCACCACGATGCGCTGACGGGACTGGCGAACCGCCACGTGTCAAAACTGCGCCTGGCGGCCGCCATCGCGCAAGCGCGCCGCAGCGGCGAAAAGGTGGGTGTGCTGTTCGTCGACCTGGACCGTTTCAAGCACGTCAACGACGCGCTGGGTCACCACGTGGGCGACGCCCTGCTGCAATCGGTCTCAAAGCGCCTGCTGCAACTGGTACGCGAAGGCGACACCGTCAGTCGGCTGGGCGGCGATGAATTCGTCGTCATCCTCAACGGCATCGGCGACGCGGAGTCCATCGCCGCCCTGCTCGACACGCGATTGATACCGGCCATGCGCGAGCCGCACCAGGTGGCAGGCAACGTGCTGTATGTCTCGTGCAGCGTGGGCGTGGCCATCTACCCGGACCACGGCGACGACATGGATACCCTGATGCGCCACGCCGATGCGGCCATGTACCAGGCCAAGAGCGGCGGGCGCGACCATGCGCGCATTTTCACGCCGCAGATGCAGGAGCAGCAATTGCAACAGCTGCACCTGGAAAGCGACCTGCGCCACGCCATCGAGCGGCAGGAACTGGTGCTGTACTACCAGCCGCGCATCGATGCGCAGAGCAGCCGCCTGAATGGCGTGGAAAGCCTGATCCGCTGGCAGCACCCGCAGCACGGCCTGATCGCGCCCGACAGCTTCATTCCCGCCGCCGAGGAGTCTGGCCTGATCGTCTCCATCGGCGCATGGGTCATCCGCGAAGCGTGCCGCCAGCAGCTGGCCTGGCGCGAGGCGGGCGCGGGCGACATCGCCGTGTCGATCAACCTGTCGGCCATCCAGCTGAAAAGCGGCACCCTGGTGGCCACCTTGCGCGAGGTGCTGCGCGAGTTTCCCGTCACGCCAGGACAGATCGAATTCGAACTGACCGAATCGATCCTGATGGACAATGTGGACGATACCATCGCCACCCTGCACGCCATCAAGGCGCTGGGTTTTGCGCTGTCGATCGACGATTTCGGCACCGGCTATTCGAGCCTGAATTACCTGTGCCGCTTCCCGCTCGACAAGCTGAAAATCGACATGAGCTTCGTGCAGGACATCCACGGTTCGCCGCAAAACCTGGCCGTGACGAAAACCATCATCGGCCTGGGCCACACCCTGGGCTTGACGGTCACCGCCGAAGGCGTGGAAAGCGCGGCCGATGCCGACGTGCTGCGCCACGCCGGCTGCGACGAACTGCAAGGCTTTTACTTTGCCCGCCCCATGCCGCAGGCGCGCTTCATGGCATGGCTGGCGCACAGCGACACGCCCTGCGCCGCCTGA